The following proteins come from a genomic window of Planctomycetota bacterium:
- a CDS encoding cation diffusion facilitator family transporter: MTRDSREHRGLLAVNLGLAANVVLAALKTAVGILGHSPALLADGVNSTSDVAYYIVVSVFVRLAGRPPDDEHPYGHRQMESIAALVIGAFVMTTGIAIFWDAVNRVYDLLSRPGAEEGALSITLWVALFTVALKTALTLVTRRIGRQTHNPAVMALAYDHRNDIISASAVTIGIFLGRTGLDWVDPLAGAIVALIILRTGVEIIRSAAAELMDSVPSRELAEEIRGHLTGVPGIREVEEIRAHRFGPYLVVNLTIGVDPHISIAEADHIATEIEHTLVDGMDYVRRVDVHCHPVREA, translated from the coding sequence ATGACCCGCGACTCGCGCGAGCACCGGGGCCTGCTGGCCGTCAACCTCGGCCTCGCGGCCAATGTGGTCCTGGCCGCGCTGAAGACGGCCGTGGGCATCCTCGGCCACAGCCCGGCCCTGCTCGCGGACGGCGTGAACTCGACCTCCGACGTCGCCTACTACATCGTCGTCAGCGTGTTCGTGCGCCTCGCCGGCCGCCCGCCCGATGACGAGCACCCCTATGGCCACCGCCAGATGGAGAGCATCGCCGCCCTCGTCATCGGCGCGTTCGTTATGACCACCGGCATCGCCATTTTCTGGGACGCAGTGAACCGCGTCTACGACCTCCTCTCGCGGCCGGGCGCCGAGGAGGGGGCGCTCAGCATCACCCTTTGGGTCGCACTCTTCACCGTCGCGCTCAAGACTGCGCTCACCCTCGTCACGCGGAGAATCGGCCGGCAGACCCACAACCCGGCCGTCATGGCCCTGGCCTACGACCACCGCAACGACATCATCTCTGCCTCCGCCGTCACCATCGGCATCTTCCTCGGCCGCACGGGCCTCGACTGGGTGGACCCGCTCGCCGGCGCCATTGTCGCCCTCATCATCCTGCGCACCGGCGTCGAGATCATCCGCTCCGCCGCCGCAGAGCTGATGGACAGCGTGCCGAGCCGCGAGCTGGCCGAGGAGATCAGGGGCCACCTCACGGGTGTGCCCGGCATTCGCGAGGTCGAGGAAATCCGAGCCCACCGCTTCGGCCCGTACCTCGTCGTGAACCTCACCATCGGCGTGGATCCCCACATCTCCATCGCCGAGGCCGACCACATCGCCACCGAGATCGAGCACACGCTGGTGGACGGCATGGACTACGTGCGCCGCGTGGACGTGCACTGCCACCCGGTGCGGGAAGCCTGA
- a CDS encoding 2-isopropylmalate synthase: MLRWNKHTRTLEQEEHHFELQDIAEPNLFRDTFPYVEVPRIPFDHRRVPMWPPEEIWITDTTFRDGQQARPPYSVEQIVQLYKFLHQLGGPNGIIRQSEFFLYSDKDKEAVRRCLDLGYRYPEITGWIRATASDFKLVKQMGLRETGILTSCSDYHIFLKLGKTRKQALDMYLGIVKSAIEQEIIPRCHFEDLTRADFLGFVVPFAQELMKLAQESRRPVKIRCCDTLGLGVCYPGSSVPRCVQGVIYGLIQYANVPSAWLEWHGHNDFYKVVTNAGTAWLYGCAAANGTLLGIGERTGNPPIEALAIEYTALRGDANGMDLSVITQVADYYRRVIGYEPPRSQPYVGADFNTTAAGIHADGLRKNPEIYTIFDTERILGVPPTIAITDKSGVAGIAAWVDFELRDRGVHISKDHPGVIAIKDAVDAQFAGCRLTAMSREELLALARKHLPEYFSE, encoded by the coding sequence ATGCTGCGTTGGAATAAGCACACTCGCACCCTGGAGCAGGAAGAGCATCACTTCGAGCTCCAGGACATCGCCGAGCCGAACCTCTTCCGCGACACGTTCCCCTACGTCGAGGTCCCCCGCATCCCCTTCGACCATCGGCGCGTCCCCATGTGGCCGCCCGAAGAGATCTGGATCACCGACACCACGTTCCGCGACGGCCAGCAGGCGCGTCCTCCATACTCAGTCGAGCAGATCGTCCAACTCTATAAGTTTCTCCACCAGCTCGGCGGCCCCAACGGCATCATCCGCCAGAGTGAGTTCTTCCTCTACTCCGACAAGGATAAGGAAGCTGTCCGCCGTTGCCTCGACCTCGGCTATCGCTACCCCGAGATCACAGGCTGGATTCGCGCCACCGCCAGCGACTTCAAGCTCGTCAAGCAGATGGGCCTCCGCGAGACCGGGATTCTCACCTCCTGCTCCGACTACCACATCTTCCTCAAGCTCGGAAAGACACGTAAGCAGGCCCTGGACATGTACTTAGGAATCGTCAAGTCTGCCATCGAGCAGGAGATCATCCCCCGCTGCCACTTCGAAGACCTCACGCGGGCCGACTTCCTCGGCTTCGTCGTACCCTTCGCCCAGGAGCTCATGAAACTCGCCCAGGAGAGCCGCCGCCCCGTCAAGATCCGCTGCTGCGACACACTCGGCCTCGGCGTCTGCTACCCAGGCTCCTCCGTCCCACGCTGCGTCCAGGGCGTCATCTACGGCCTCATCCAATACGCCAACGTCCCCAGCGCCTGGCTCGAGTGGCATGGGCACAACGACTTCTACAAGGTTGTTACAAACGCTGGCACCGCTTGGCTTTACGGCTGTGCAGCCGCCAACGGCACCCTCCTCGGCATTGGCGAGCGCACCGGCAACCCACCCATCGAGGCCCTCGCCATCGAGTACACCGCCCTCCGCGGCGACGCCAATGGCATGGACCTCTCGGTCATCACCCAGGTGGCCGACTACTATCGCCGCGTCATCGGCTACGAGCCTCCCCGGAGCCAGCCCTACGTGGGCGCCGACTTCAACACCACCGCCGCCGGCATTCACGCCGACGGCCTCCGCAAGAACCCCGAAATCTACACCATCTTCGACACCGAGCGCATCCTCGGCGTCCCCCCCACCATCGCCATCACCGACAAGAGCGGTGTGGCCGGCATCGCCGCGTGGGTGGACTTCGAACTGCGCGACCGCGGCGTCCACATCTCCAAGGACCACCCCGGCGTCATCGCCATCAAGGACGCTGTGGACGCCCAGTTCGCAGGCTGCCGCCTCACCGCAATGAGCCGCGAGGAGCTCCTCGCCCTCGCGCGCAAGCACCTGCCCGAGTACTTCAGCGAGTGA